A region from the Mycolicibacterium phlei genome encodes:
- a CDS encoding PDR/VanB family oxidoreductase has protein sequence MSTIDLVVTAIDDSVPGVRSLSLAHPDGTTLPSFTPGSHIVVQCGDVANAYSLTSDSVQPTQYDISVLELPDGKGGSRWIHNLTVGDPVSVLPPRSAFAPILRARKHLLVAAGIGVTPMISHLRAAKQWGRDTELLYVHRPGRGAHLDDIAALTDTARIFTNRADFLGVLPDTLTAQPFGAHLYICGPTTFIDDVVAAAESHGWPQSRIHFERFGVGALDPGEPFTVKLANSGTTIAVDSGVSLLEALEAAGHNIPNLCRQGVCGECRLTVSSGEIEHRDMYLTDADKAAGDAIMACVSRAASPELELKL, from the coding sequence ATGAGCACAATCGATCTCGTCGTCACCGCCATCGACGACTCGGTGCCCGGTGTCCGCAGCCTGAGCCTCGCCCATCCCGACGGGACAACGCTGCCGTCCTTCACCCCCGGCAGCCACATCGTCGTGCAGTGCGGCGACGTCGCCAACGCGTACTCGCTGACGAGCGACTCCGTCCAGCCCACGCAGTACGACATCTCGGTGCTCGAACTACCCGACGGTAAGGGCGGCTCCCGCTGGATCCACAACCTCACCGTCGGCGACCCCGTCTCCGTCCTGCCCCCGCGCAGCGCCTTCGCACCTATTCTGCGTGCCCGCAAGCACCTGCTCGTCGCCGCCGGAATCGGTGTCACACCGATGATCTCGCACCTGCGGGCCGCCAAGCAGTGGGGCCGGGACACCGAACTGCTCTACGTGCACCGGCCCGGCCGCGGCGCACACCTCGACGACATCGCCGCCCTCACCGACACCGCACGCATCTTCACCAACCGCGCCGACTTCCTCGGCGTGCTCCCGGATACCCTGACGGCCCAGCCGTTCGGCGCCCACCTCTACATCTGCGGGCCCACCACGTTCATCGACGACGTCGTCGCGGCCGCCGAAAGCCACGGCTGGCCGCAGAGCCGAATCCACTTCGAACGCTTCGGCGTCGGCGCCCTGGACCCCGGCGAGCCGTTCACTGTCAAGCTCGCCAACTCCGGCACCACCATCGCCGTCGACTCCGGGGTCTCGCTGCTCGAGGCGCTCGAAGCCGCCGGCCACAACATCCCCAACCTGTGCCGCCAGGGCGTGTGCGGCGAATGCCGTCTCACCGTCTCCAGCGGCGAGATCGAACACCGCGACATGTACCTCACCGACGCCGACAAGGCCGCCGGTGACGCCATTATGGCCTGCGTATCCCGCGCGGCCTCACCGGAATTGGAGTTGAAGCTGTGA
- a CDS encoding energy-coupling factor transporter transmembrane component T family protein, which produces MSQRRAVVLLRPVPGDSVVHRLWAGTKLLVVAAIGVLLTFYPGWVPIAAVALLIVLAAKLAGIPRGVLPSIPAWLWVLLFLGGLTATFAGGDPTIGLGSVELGLGGLLKFLRITALSIVLLGLGGMVSWTTNVAEIAPAVATLGRPLRALRIPVDEWAVALALALRAFPMLIDEFRVLYAARRLRPRPEAVRRRGRWRGWWLEAVDLLAAAITVSLRRADEMGDAITARGGTGQISAAPSKPKAIDWWAFLLVAVVCGTALALELTVAGTSAAAR; this is translated from the coding sequence ATGAGCCAGCGTCGCGCCGTCGTCCTGCTGCGCCCCGTCCCCGGCGACAGCGTCGTGCACCGGCTGTGGGCGGGCACCAAGCTGCTCGTCGTCGCCGCCATCGGGGTGCTGTTGACCTTCTATCCCGGCTGGGTGCCGATCGCGGCGGTGGCGCTGCTGATCGTCCTCGCCGCGAAACTGGCCGGCATCCCGCGCGGGGTGCTGCCGTCGATCCCGGCGTGGCTGTGGGTGCTGCTGTTCCTCGGCGGGCTGACCGCCACCTTCGCCGGCGGTGACCCGACCATCGGCCTCGGCTCGGTGGAGCTGGGGCTGGGCGGGCTGCTGAAGTTTTTGCGCATCACCGCGTTGTCGATCGTGCTGCTCGGCCTCGGCGGCATGGTGTCGTGGACGACGAACGTCGCCGAGATCGCGCCCGCCGTCGCGACTTTGGGCCGCCCGCTGCGGGCGCTGCGGATCCCGGTCGACGAGTGGGCGGTCGCGCTGGCGTTGGCGCTGCGGGCCTTCCCGATGCTGATCGACGAGTTCCGGGTGCTCTACGCCGCGCGCCGGTTGCGGCCCCGGCCGGAGGCGGTACGCCGCCGCGGCCGATGGCGGGGCTGGTGGCTGGAGGCCGTCGACCTCCTCGCCGCCGCGATCACCGTCTCGCTGCGCCGCGCCGACGAGATGGGCGACGCGATCACCGCCCGCGGTGGCACCGGCCAGATCTCGGCGGCGCCGTCGAAGCCGAAGGCGATCGACTGGTGGGCGTTCCTGCTCGTCGCGGTGGTGTGCGGCACCGCGCTCGCTCTCGAGCTCACGGTCGCCGGGACCAGCGCCGCCGCGCGCTGA
- a CDS encoding carboxymuconolactone decarboxylase family protein — MSDDASQRIAGLVAMSSGDAARDTLIRLTCGRTLSLPPLPVPVDPDGADPVVTAFAEQFCVDVTGIGENQRNRFLEAMGDSAFRVVVAVFIADFVPRVWAGCTALGLGRLGEGPVDWDAAADPVDALLNGFAPAVARMRSLDPLTTEVVRLRGATQHNCRLCKSLRDSAALDAGGSEDLYTQIERYEQADGLSAAHKAALRYVDALIWTPARIPAEVAAGVREHFSTEQALELTLDVMRNACNKIAVSLGADAPRVASGTEQYTIGADGQPVYA; from the coding sequence ATGAGCGACGATGCGTCACAGCGGATCGCCGGGTTGGTGGCGATGTCGTCGGGCGATGCGGCCCGCGACACGCTGATCAGGTTGACGTGCGGACGGACCCTGTCGCTGCCGCCGCTGCCGGTGCCGGTGGACCCGGACGGAGCGGACCCGGTTGTCACGGCGTTCGCCGAGCAGTTCTGCGTCGACGTGACCGGGATCGGCGAGAACCAACGCAACCGGTTCCTGGAGGCCATGGGCGACAGCGCGTTTCGCGTCGTGGTGGCGGTCTTCATCGCCGACTTCGTGCCGCGGGTGTGGGCGGGCTGCACCGCACTGGGACTGGGCAGGCTGGGGGAGGGGCCGGTCGACTGGGACGCCGCGGCGGATCCGGTGGATGCGCTGCTCAACGGGTTCGCCCCGGCGGTGGCGCGGATGCGCAGCCTGGATCCGCTGACGACGGAGGTCGTGCGGTTGCGCGGGGCCACCCAGCACAACTGCCGGCTGTGCAAGTCGCTGCGCGACAGTGCCGCACTGGACGCCGGCGGCTCCGAGGACCTCTACACCCAGATCGAGCGCTACGAGCAGGCCGACGGTCTGTCGGCCGCACACAAGGCGGCGCTGCGCTACGTCGACGCGCTGATCTGGACGCCCGCCCGCATCCCGGCCGAGGTGGCCGCCGGTGTGCGCGAACACTTCTCGACCGAGCAGGCGCTGGAGCTCACGCTGGACGTGATGCGCAACGCGTGCAACAAGATCGCGGTGTCGCTCGGCGCCGACGCACCACGGGTGGCGTCGGGCACCGAGCAGTACACGATCGGCGCGGACGGTCAGCCGGTCTACGCGTGA
- a CDS encoding heme-dependent oxidative N-demethylase family protein: protein MVSAPDLIANFPFPFPTDQYRYSTNVEPARGPVPTPTGVWGEHIIDIDSEYEHELALRDQILERDPSRYAVLPHMRVAAWDCMLTLMGEMAKAYPDTMSLTRTGDTWHWRNGRLGLSADFVLGDESTLPMEPLAYIGSQVQDDIVLLDQRDGDLFGDAGVVTFAADWSFGFDVGMTFLEIHGPVPRLRETGVITRAREFLMRLQPGEIYRRTNWTLTIGRRLDVSTELYHEWGPDRAMIQTVSDEEFGRLVHLRVELQHLIRLCESGAICFLIRTYMLPFVDLATVPEWRARAAAVLADLPEDMADYKGIISYRDRAVEWLTTH, encoded by the coding sequence CTGGTTTCCGCACCCGATCTGATCGCCAACTTCCCCTTCCCGTTCCCCACCGACCAGTACCGCTACTCCACCAACGTCGAACCCGCCCGCGGGCCCGTCCCCACCCCCACCGGCGTCTGGGGTGAGCACATCATCGACATCGACAGCGAGTACGAACACGAACTCGCCCTGCGCGATCAGATTCTCGAACGCGACCCGTCCCGCTACGCCGTGCTGCCGCACATGCGGGTCGCCGCCTGGGACTGCATGCTCACCCTGATGGGTGAGATGGCCAAGGCCTATCCGGACACCATGTCGCTCACCCGCACCGGAGACACCTGGCACTGGCGCAACGGACGTCTCGGCCTGTCAGCCGATTTCGTCCTCGGTGACGAGTCCACCCTGCCGATGGAGCCGCTGGCCTACATCGGCAGCCAGGTGCAGGACGACATCGTGCTGCTCGACCAGCGCGACGGCGACCTGTTCGGCGACGCCGGTGTGGTCACCTTCGCCGCCGACTGGTCGTTCGGCTTCGACGTGGGCATGACCTTCCTCGAGATCCACGGCCCCGTCCCGCGTCTGCGCGAAACCGGCGTCATCACCCGCGCCCGCGAGTTCCTCATGCGGCTGCAGCCCGGCGAGATCTACCGGCGCACCAACTGGACGCTGACCATCGGCCGCCGCCTCGACGTCTCCACCGAGCTCTACCACGAGTGGGGACCCGACCGCGCCATGATCCAGACCGTCAGCGACGAGGAGTTCGGCCGGCTGGTGCACCTGCGCGTCGAACTGCAGCACCTGATCCGGCTGTGCGAGTCCGGGGCGATCTGCTTCTTGATCCGCACCTACATGCTGCCGTTCGTCGACCTGGCCACCGTCCCGGAGTGGCGGGCCCGCGCCGCGGCGGTGCTGGCCGACCTGCCCGAGGACATGGCCGACTACAAGGGCATCATCAGCTACCGCGACCGCGCCGTGGAGTGGCTCACCACCCACTGA
- a CDS encoding metallopeptidase TldD-related protein has translation MIGAQQVVDLALAEAERLGGADETIVLVTDRTDASLRWANNSMTTNGETTSRTTAVVSIVRSDNASHVGSVRTSEVDPARIAALVAASQEAARSAPAAQDSAPLLAGGDAPADWDAPVPSTSSEVFGTVASGLARGFAGGDRLYGFARHVLETTFLATSGGLRRRFTQPTGSVEINAKRDGASAWVGVSTADFTDVAVDSMLDELSTRLGWAARTVDLPAGRYETILPPSTVADLMIYMSWAMEGRGAQEGRTAFSAPGGGTRVGERLTELPLTMYSDPFARGLECTPFVATATSSERVSVFDNGMDIARVDWLRDGVINALAYPRAAAAEFDTTPAVPADNLLMTGGDKDLADMIAGTERGLLLTTLWYIRTVDPAVLLLTGLTRDGVYLIEDGEVTAAVNNFRFNESPLDVLRRATEAGVAEQTLPREWGDWATRAVMPTLRIPDFHMSSVSQAQ, from the coding sequence ATGATCGGCGCGCAGCAGGTGGTGGATCTGGCCCTGGCCGAGGCCGAACGGCTCGGCGGCGCCGACGAGACGATCGTGCTGGTGACCGACCGCACCGACGCGTCGCTGCGGTGGGCGAACAACTCGATGACCACCAACGGCGAGACGACCAGCCGCACCACCGCGGTGGTGTCGATCGTGCGCTCCGACAACGCCTCTCACGTCGGGTCGGTGCGCACCAGCGAGGTGGACCCGGCGCGGATCGCGGCGCTGGTGGCGGCCTCGCAGGAGGCGGCCCGCTCGGCGCCCGCGGCGCAGGACAGCGCGCCGCTGCTGGCCGGCGGCGACGCCCCGGCGGACTGGGACGCGCCGGTGCCGAGCACGTCGTCGGAGGTGTTCGGCACGGTGGCGTCCGGGCTGGCGCGCGGGTTCGCAGGCGGCGACCGGCTGTACGGGTTCGCCCGGCACGTGCTGGAGACGACGTTTCTGGCCACCTCGGGCGGGCTGCGGCGCCGGTTCACCCAGCCGACGGGCTCGGTGGAGATCAACGCCAAACGCGACGGGGCGTCGGCCTGGGTGGGGGTGAGCACCGCCGACTTCACCGATGTGGCAGTCGATTCCATGCTCGATGAGCTGTCCACCCGGTTGGGGTGGGCGGCGCGCACGGTGGATCTGCCCGCCGGACGCTACGAGACAATCCTGCCGCCGTCGACGGTGGCGGACCTGATGATCTACATGTCGTGGGCGATGGAGGGCCGCGGCGCGCAGGAGGGCCGCACCGCGTTCTCCGCACCCGGCGGCGGCACCCGGGTCGGGGAGCGGCTGACCGAGCTGCCGCTGACGATGTACTCCGACCCGTTCGCCCGCGGCCTGGAGTGCACGCCGTTCGTGGCGACGGCGACGTCGTCGGAGCGGGTGTCGGTGTTCGACAATGGGATGGACATCGCCCGGGTGGACTGGCTGCGCGACGGGGTGATCAACGCGCTGGCCTATCCGCGCGCGGCGGCCGCCGAGTTCGACACCACCCCGGCGGTGCCGGCCGACAACCTGCTGATGACCGGTGGCGACAAGGATCTGGCCGACATGATCGCCGGCACCGAGCGGGGGCTGTTGCTGACCACGCTGTGGTACATCCGCACGGTGGACCCGGCGGTGCTGCTGCTGACCGGGCTGACCCGCGACGGGGTCTACCTGATCGAGGACGGCGAGGTGACCGCGGCGGTCAACAACTTCCGGTTCAACGAGAGTCCGTTGGACGTGCTGCGCCGGGCCACCGAGGCCGGGGTGGCCGAGCAGACGCTGCCGCGCGAGTGGGGCGACTGGGCGACGCGCGCGGTGATGCCGACGCTGCGGATTCCCGACTTTCACATGTCATCGGTCAGTCAGGCGCAATAA
- a CDS encoding TldD/PmbA family protein, whose protein sequence is MTATVDADFLELPRAALADAALSAARAAGASYADLRIHGITTELMSLRDGELETAVVDREIGLAVRVIVDGTWGFASHAELSADVAAETARRAVRVARTLAPLNTERIELAPEPVYRDVTWVSDYAIDPFTVSTPDKLAVLGDYSGRLLAADGVDHVSASWHAAKEQTFYADTFGSSITQQRVRVQPSLEAVTVDAAAGTFETMRTLAPPTARGWEYAAGDAIWDWSGELAELPTLLAEKIKAPSVVAGPTDLVIDPTNLWLTIHESIGHATEYDRAIGYEAAYAGTSFATPDKLGTMRYGSPVMNVTADRTVEHGLATIGFDDEGVQAQKWDLVRDGIFVGYQLDRVFAPRLGVARSNGCSYADSPHHVPIQRMANVSLQPAAEDISTDDLIARVEDGIYIVGDKSWSIDMQRYNFQFTGQRFFRIRGGRLDGQVRDVAYQATTTDFWGSMEAVGGPSTWRLGGAFNCGKAQPGQVAAVSHGCPSALFRGVNVLNTVEEAGR, encoded by the coding sequence GTGACAGCAACCGTTGATGCCGACTTCCTCGAGCTGCCGCGCGCGGCGCTGGCCGACGCGGCCCTGTCCGCGGCCCGCGCGGCCGGCGCCAGCTACGCCGACCTGCGCATCCACGGCATCACCACCGAGCTGATGTCGCTGCGCGACGGTGAACTCGAGACCGCCGTCGTGGATCGCGAGATCGGGCTGGCGGTGCGGGTGATCGTTGACGGCACCTGGGGTTTCGCCTCCCACGCCGAGCTGAGCGCCGACGTCGCCGCCGAGACCGCCCGCCGCGCGGTGCGGGTCGCGCGCACACTGGCCCCGCTGAACACCGAACGCATCGAGCTGGCGCCGGAACCGGTCTACCGCGACGTCACCTGGGTGTCGGATTACGCGATCGACCCGTTCACGGTGTCCACCCCCGACAAGCTGGCCGTGCTCGGCGACTACTCCGGCCGGCTGTTGGCCGCCGACGGCGTCGACCACGTGTCGGCCAGCTGGCACGCCGCCAAGGAGCAGACCTTCTACGCCGACACCTTCGGCTCGTCGATCACCCAGCAGCGGGTGCGGGTGCAGCCGTCGCTGGAGGCGGTCACCGTCGACGCGGCCGCAGGCACCTTCGAGACGATGCGCACGCTGGCGCCGCCGACCGCGCGCGGTTGGGAGTACGCCGCCGGCGACGCGATCTGGGACTGGTCCGGCGAGTTGGCCGAGCTTCCGACGCTGCTGGCCGAGAAGATCAAGGCGCCCAGCGTCGTCGCCGGGCCCACCGACCTGGTCATCGACCCGACCAACCTGTGGCTGACCATCCACGAATCCATCGGCCACGCCACCGAATACGACCGTGCCATCGGGTACGAGGCCGCCTACGCGGGCACCTCGTTCGCCACCCCCGACAAGCTCGGCACGATGCGCTACGGCTCGCCGGTGATGAACGTGACCGCCGACCGCACCGTCGAACATGGTTTGGCGACAATCGGTTTCGACGACGAAGGGGTGCAGGCCCAGAAGTGGGACCTGGTGCGCGACGGCATCTTCGTCGGCTACCAGCTGGACCGGGTGTTCGCGCCGCGGCTCGGGGTCGCGCGGTCCAACGGCTGCTCCTACGCCGACTCGCCGCACCACGTGCCGATCCAGCGGATGGCCAACGTATCGCTGCAGCCGGCCGCCGAGGACATCAGCACCGACGACCTGATCGCCCGCGTCGAGGACGGCATCTACATCGTCGGCGACAAGAGCTGGTCAATCGACATGCAGCGCTACAACTTCCAGTTCACCGGGCAGCGGTTCTTCCGGATCCGCGGCGGCCGGCTCGACGGGCAGGTGCGCGATGTGGCGTACCAGGCGACGACGACGGACTTCTGGGGTTCGATGGAGGCCGTCGGCGGACCGTCGACGTGGCGGCTGGGCGGGGCATTCAACTGCGGGAAGGCCCAGCCCGGGCAGGTCGCGGCGGTCAGCCACGGCTGTCCGTCGGCGCTGTTCCGCGGCGTGAACGTGCTCAACACCGTCGAGGAGGCCGGCCGATGA
- a CDS encoding IS3 family transposase (programmed frameshift), translated as MASNKRRRHTPDQIIRKLAEGNKLLGSGQELAEVCRHLEIAESTWHRWVAQYGGMKANEAKRLKELEAENARLEKLVANQALDIDMLKEIFGGKLLTPNRKRSAVAALRERFGVSERRACTVVGIHRSTMRLTPAPVTTEEAELRAWLRKFSTDRPRWGWRRAAKMARRAGWQVNNKRIRRLWRAEGLRVPQRRRKKRLTGIGVAVGAMSPIRPNVIWAIDFQFDTTADGRTIKMLNVIDEFTRQALAIEVDRAINADGVVDVLDRLALTHGAPRYVRFDNGPEFVAHAVSDWCRFNSAGSLFIDPGSPWQNAFIESFNGRLRDELLNSWRFDSLREARVIIEDWRIDYNANRPHSAHGELTPTEFALQWATTHQPQVA; from the exons ATGGCATCGAACAAGCGCCGGCGGCATACGCCGGATCAGATCATCCGCAAGCTGGCCGAGGGCAACAAGCTGCTCGGGAGCGGCCAGGAGCTCGCTGAGGTGTGTCGGCACCTGGAGATCGCCGAATCGACCTGGCATCGCTGGGTAGCCCAGTACGGCGGCATGAAGGCCAACGAGGCCAAACGGCTCAAAGAGCTCGAGGCCGAGAACGCCCGGCTCGAGAAGCTGGTCGCCAATCAGGCTCTCGACATCGACATGCTCAAGGAGATTT TCGGCGGGAAACTTTTGACCCCGAACCGCAAGCGCAGCGCCGTAGCGGCGCTGCGTGAGCGGTTCGGGGTGTCCGAACGCCGCGCCTGCACCGTCGTGGGCATCCACCGGTCCACAATGCGCCTGACCCCGGCGCCGGTGACCACCGAGGAAGCCGAGTTGCGGGCCTGGCTGCGCAAGTTCTCCACTGACCGGCCACGCTGGGGGTGGCGACGGGCGGCCAAGATGGCCCGCCGCGCCGGCTGGCAGGTCAACAACAAGCGCATCCGTCGACTGTGGCGCGCAGAGGGCCTTCGGGTTCCGCAGCGGCGCCGCAAAAAGCGTCTCACCGGTATCGGCGTCGCCGTCGGCGCGATGTCACCGATCCGCCCCAACGTCATCTGGGCGATAGACTTCCAGTTCGACACCACCGCCGATGGCCGCACCATCAAGATGCTCAACGTCATCGACGAGTTCACCCGCCAAGCACTCGCGATCGAGGTCGACCGCGCCATCAACGCCGACGGCGTCGTCGACGTGCTGGATCGCCTGGCGCTGACCCACGGGGCGCCGCGGTACGTGCGTTTCGACAACGGTCCTGAGTTCGTCGCCCACGCCGTGAGCGATTGGTGCCGATTCAACAGTGCTGGTTCACTTTTCATTGATCCCGGCTCGCCCTGGCAGAACGCCTTCATCGAATCATTCAACGGTCGCCTGCGCGACGAACTGCTCAACTCCTGGCGCTTCGACTCCCTACGCGAAGCCCGCGTGATCATCGAAGACTGGAGGATCGACTACAACGCCAACCGACCCCACTCCGCCCACGGTGAACTCACCCCGACTGAGTTCGCTCTACAGTGGGCCACGACCCACCAACCCCAAGTCGCATAA
- a CDS encoding ATP-binding cassette domain-containing protein produces the protein MTVTGGSPRRGGPLRPVELAQASVMAALCAATAIIAVVVPFAAGLSLLGTVPMGLLSYRYRLRVLLTATVAGGVIAFLIAGMGGFMTVVNCAYIGGLTGIVKRRGRGTPTVFVAALVAGALFGVVIVAALAVLSRLRDLIFASMTANVDGTAAVLRRIPEMAEVADRFQRDFALALQYWPVLFFFAGVTSITFVTLVGWWALSRVLERLFGIPDVHKLESTHDSGPIAPVPARLRDVCFRYPGSDHDALGPVSLTVEPGEHLAITGANGSGKTTLMLLLAGREPTSGTIERPGAVGLGRIGGTAVIMQHPESQVLGTRVADDVVWGLPPGTATDVDRLLEEVGLDGMAERDTGGLSGGELQRLAVAAALAREPSLMIADEVTSMVDQQGRDALLAVLGGLTERHRMALVHITHYNDEADAADRTVALSGNGGAADNTDMVQTSAAPTAGTAPPPDGRPVLELRGVGHEYASGTPWATTALRDISFTVHEGDGVLIHGLNGSGKSTLAWIMAGLTVPTEGQCLLDGAPVADQVGAVAISFQAARLQLMRGRVDLEIASTAGFSHRDRRRVLDALATVGLDPSLAGRRIDQLSGGQMRRVVLAGLLARKPRALILDEPLAGLDAASGRGLLRLLAQLRRTAGLTVVVISHDFTGLEELCPRTLRLENGTLVSTPTTTGDRA, from the coding sequence ATGACCGTGACCGGGGGTTCGCCGCGTCGAGGCGGGCCTCTGCGTCCCGTCGAACTGGCGCAGGCCTCGGTGATGGCGGCGCTGTGCGCGGCCACCGCGATCATCGCCGTCGTCGTCCCCTTCGCCGCCGGGCTGTCGCTGCTGGGCACCGTGCCGATGGGCCTGCTGTCGTACCGCTACCGGCTGCGGGTGCTGCTCACCGCGACCGTCGCCGGCGGCGTCATCGCCTTCCTCATCGCCGGCATGGGCGGCTTCATGACCGTCGTCAACTGCGCCTACATCGGCGGGCTGACCGGCATCGTCAAACGCCGCGGCCGCGGCACCCCGACCGTGTTCGTCGCCGCGCTGGTCGCCGGGGCGCTGTTCGGTGTCGTCATCGTCGCGGCACTGGCCGTGCTGTCACGGCTGCGCGACCTGATCTTCGCCTCGATGACCGCCAACGTCGACGGCACCGCCGCCGTGCTGCGCCGCATCCCCGAGATGGCCGAGGTCGCCGACCGGTTCCAACGCGACTTCGCGCTGGCCCTGCAGTACTGGCCGGTGCTGTTCTTCTTCGCCGGGGTCACCTCGATCACCTTCGTCACCCTGGTCGGCTGGTGGGCGCTGTCGCGGGTGCTGGAGCGGCTGTTCGGCATCCCCGACGTGCACAAGCTTGAGTCCACGCACGACAGCGGGCCGATCGCCCCGGTGCCGGCGCGGCTGCGCGACGTGTGCTTCCGCTACCCGGGCTCCGACCACGACGCGCTCGGCCCGGTCTCGCTGACCGTCGAACCCGGCGAGCACCTCGCGATCACCGGCGCCAACGGCTCGGGCAAGACCACGCTGATGCTGCTGCTGGCCGGCCGCGAACCAACCTCCGGCACCATCGAGCGGCCCGGCGCGGTCGGGCTGGGCCGCATCGGCGGCACCGCGGTGATCATGCAGCACCCCGAGAGCCAGGTGCTCGGCACCCGCGTCGCCGACGACGTGGTGTGGGGCCTGCCGCCCGGCACCGCGACCGACGTGGACAGACTGCTCGAAGAGGTGGGCCTGGACGGGATGGCCGAACGCGACACCGGCGGCCTGTCCGGCGGTGAGCTGCAGCGGCTCGCGGTGGCCGCGGCGCTGGCCCGCGAACCATCCCTGATGATCGCCGACGAGGTCACCAGCATGGTCGACCAGCAGGGCCGCGACGCGCTGCTCGCGGTTCTCGGCGGGCTCACCGAACGCCACCGCATGGCGCTGGTGCACATCACCCACTACAACGACGAGGCCGACGCCGCCGACCGCACCGTCGCGCTGTCCGGTAACGGCGGCGCCGCCGACAACACCGACATGGTGCAGACCTCCGCGGCGCCCACCGCCGGCACCGCACCCCCGCCCGACGGGCGACCGGTGCTCGAACTGCGCGGCGTCGGCCACGAGTACGCCAGCGGCACCCCGTGGGCGACGACGGCGCTGCGCGACATCAGCTTCACCGTGCACGAGGGCGACGGCGTGCTGATCCACGGGCTCAACGGGTCGGGCAAGTCCACGCTGGCGTGGATCATGGCGGGGCTGACCGTGCCGACCGAGGGGCAGTGTCTGCTCGACGGCGCCCCGGTCGCCGATCAGGTGGGCGCGGTGGCGATCTCGTTCCAGGCCGCCCGGCTGCAGCTGATGCGCGGCCGCGTCGACCTCGAAATCGCCTCCACCGCAGGGTTTTCCCACCGCGACCGGCGGCGTGTGCTCGACGCGCTGGCCACCGTCGGGCTGGATCCCTCGCTGGCCGGGCGGCGCATCGACCAGCTCAGCGGCGGGCAGATGCGCCGCGTCGTGCTGGCCGGGCTGCTGGCCCGCAAACCACGCGCGCTGATCCTCGACGAGCCGCTGGCCGGTCTGGACGCCGCCAGCGGCCGCGGCCTGCTGCGGTTGCTCGCGCAACTGCGCCGCACCGCGGGCCTGACCGTCGTGGTCATCTCGCACGACTTCACCGGGCTCGAGGAGCTGTGCCCGCGCACGCTGCGGCTGGAGAACGGCACCCTGGTGTCCACCCCGACGACGACGGGGGACCGGGCATGA
- a CDS encoding MarR family winged helix-turn-helix transcriptional regulator, translated as MTQTLGSDLLSVVARINRLATQRVRLPLGYAQARLLSTIEDQGPTRISDLAALDHCSQPTMTTQVRRLEDAGYVTRSVDPEDARAVLIAITPKGVEMLRQVRADRGAAIDPYLERLDPADRQTLAEAVRVMRRLLDDAAAPSVTK; from the coding sequence ATGACCCAGACCCTCGGATCGGATCTGCTGTCGGTGGTCGCCCGGATCAATCGACTGGCCACCCAGCGGGTGCGCCTGCCGCTCGGCTACGCCCAGGCGCGGCTGCTGTCGACGATCGAGGATCAGGGCCCGACCCGCATCTCCGATCTGGCCGCGCTGGACCACTGCTCGCAGCCGACGATGACGACGCAGGTGCGCCGCCTCGAGGACGCCGGGTATGTCACGCGCAGCGTCGACCCCGAGGACGCCCGCGCGGTGCTCATCGCGATCACCCCCAAGGGTGTCGAGATGCTGCGTCAGGTCCGCGCGGACCGCGGTGCCGCGATCGATCCGTACCTGGAACGGCTCGACCCGGCGGACCGCCAGACGTTGGCCGAGGCGGTCCGGGTCATGCGGCGCCTGCTCGACGATGCCGCGGCGCCGTCCGTCACGAAGTGA
- a CDS encoding dimethylamine monooxygenase subunit DmmA family protein, giving the protein MGEQRQLEVSTHVKPALELTSVPPWTVSPTLPDADVTGATWTVIAIGPDAGPVVDTWTAQVTAAHPSAPVTVHRVDDVSSAVAALDADLTAASVGWRLMVAGPAHACLKVRAHAVRHEVADDEMTFASTEVDHRTVLCVHCGERNEAPVGIEDVLPCAGCERNLLVHYHVSRRQGAYLGYQVDAEQLVESA; this is encoded by the coding sequence ATGGGGGAACAACGTCAACTGGAGGTGTCCACCCACGTGAAACCCGCGTTGGAACTGACGAGTGTGCCGCCCTGGACCGTGTCCCCCACCCTGCCCGACGCCGACGTCACCGGCGCCACCTGGACCGTCATCGCCATCGGCCCCGACGCCGGCCCGGTCGTCGACACCTGGACCGCACAAGTGACCGCCGCCCACCCGAGCGCCCCGGTCACCGTCCACCGCGTCGACGACGTCTCCTCCGCCGTCGCCGCCCTCGACGCCGACCTCACCGCGGCCAGCGTCGGCTGGCGGCTCATGGTCGCCGGCCCCGCCCACGCCTGCCTGAAGGTCCGCGCCCACGCCGTGCGCCACGAGGTCGCCGACGACGAGATGACCTTCGCCAGCACCGAAGTCGACCACCGCACCGTCCTGTGTGTGCACTGCGGCGAGCGCAACGAAGCACCGGTCGGCATCGAGGACGTCCTCCCCTGCGCCGGATGCGAGCGCAACCTGCTGGTGCACTACCACGTTTCGCGACGGCAGGGTGCATACCTGGGCTATCAGGTCGACGCCGAGCAACTGGTGGAATCGGCATGA